One segment of Deferribacterota bacterium DNA contains the following:
- a CDS encoding ThaI family type II restriction endonuclease, which yields MSSCLIEIFEDIKLVEKIKGRLPYLFQLAELESSRAGKTGMEVGSARERIIIALLIYKFGESNVETKLPITEPEVDLKLFDEPISIKTITGKSFGGVKLIWTVDTQKAKEFRESYYPHCDILLVQINWNDTGGFYYIPLATQKRLFDKIGRENYIKLPKSGTNPRGVEITKEALSSLVEDSMSRRIVINWQKTKIEFNPYKRWVDLWRGD from the coding sequence ATGTCCAGTTGTTTAATTGAAATATTCGAAGACATAAAACTTGTAGAGAAGATAAAAGGGCGTTTACCCTACCTCTTCCAACTTGCAGAATTAGAAAGTTCAAGAGCAGGTAAGACGGGAATGGAGGTGGGCTCTGCCCGTGAACGAATAATCATTGCTTTGCTCATTTATAAATTTGGTGAATCAAATGTAGAGACTAAACTACCTATTACCGAGCCAGAAGTTGATTTAAAGTTATTTGATGAGCCAATATCTATAAAAACAATTACAGGTAAGAGTTTTGGCGGTGTCAAACTTATATGGACTGTAGATACTCAGAAAGCAAAAGAATTTCGTGAGAGCTATTATCCGCATTGCGATATCCTACTTGTTCAAATTAACTGGAATGACACAGGAGGATTTTATTATATACCATTAGCAACTCAAAAACGGCTTTTTGATAAAATAGGCAGAGAAAATTATATTAAACTTCCAAAATCCGGAACAAATCCAAGAGGTGTTGAGATTACTAAAGAGGCATTGTCAAGTTTAGTTGAGGATAGTATGTCCAGAAGAATCGTAATAAATTGGCAAAAAACAAAAATTGAGTTTAATCCTTATAAAAGATGGGTTGATCTCTGGAGGGGAGATTAA
- a CDS encoding TaqI-like C-terminal specificity domain-containing protein — MFGVTDGFDVVIANPPYVKEYVNRSAFDGLRDSPYYQGKMDLWYMFACKGIDMLKQNGILTFIAQNNWVTSYGASKMRNKVIQDTQILSLIDFGAYRIFEAGIQTMVIILKKSTNLENYFFDYRKLISNDAEINDVVMILNKESSAKTEYLTLKIQRSKFINKALTFSASNVQNILEKILGKSNFFLDPQKEVAQGIVCPQEYLNKASQKILGEDFEIGEGIFTLTTQELKALQLSKAELRLIKPFFTTKELNRWKANPHNQKWIIYTDSSFKDKKIVERYPNIKKHLDRFKKVITSDNKPYGLHRARDEFFFKGEKIIVVRKCARPTFIYVDFDSYVSATFYIIKTERINQKYLVGVLNSRLIEFWLRHKGKMQGTNYQIDKEPLVNIPLIKANENTQGAIASVVDKILAITKDEDYLENPDKQAKVHEYEKQIDQLVYKLYGLTEEEIKIIEEQKY, encoded by the coding sequence ATGTTCGGTGTAACAGATGGATTTGATGTAGTGATTGCTAACCCACCCTATGTGAAAGAATATGTTAATCGTTCAGCATTTGATGGGCTCAGAGACTCACCATACTATCAGGGAAAGATGGACTTATGGTATATGTTCGCGTGTAAAGGTATAGACATGCTAAAACAAAACGGGATCCTTACGTTTATAGCTCAAAACAATTGGGTTACAAGTTATGGTGCTTCAAAGATGAGAAATAAGGTCATTCAAGATACGCAGATCTTGAGTCTTATTGATTTTGGTGCATATAGAATTTTTGAGGCTGGCATTCAAACAATGGTAATAATCTTAAAAAAGAGCACTAATTTAGAAAATTATTTTTTTGATTACAGAAAATTGATAAGCAATGATGCTGAAATTAATGATGTTGTTATGATCCTAAACAAAGAATCAAGTGCCAAAACAGAGTATTTGACGCTGAAAATTCAGCGATCTAAATTTATTAATAAAGCTCTTACGTTTAGCGCTTCTAATGTTCAAAACATTCTTGAGAAGATATTGGGAAAATCCAATTTTTTTTTGGATCCGCAAAAGGAAGTTGCGCAAGGTATAGTATGTCCGCAAGAATATCTTAATAAGGCATCTCAAAAAATATTAGGTGAAGATTTCGAAATTGGTGAAGGAATTTTTACATTAACAACTCAAGAACTTAAAGCCTTACAACTATCTAAAGCCGAGCTCAGACTCATAAAACCTTTTTTTACAACTAAAGAATTAAACAGATGGAAAGCCAATCCACATAATCAAAAATGGATTATCTATACAGACTCAAGTTTTAAAGATAAAAAAATAGTAGAAAGATATCCTAACATTAAGAAACATCTTGATAGGTTTAAAAAAGTCATTACATCGGACAATAAACCTTATGGACTTCACCGAGCCAGAGACGAGTTTTTTTTCAAAGGAGAAAAAATTATTGTGGTGAGAAAATGTGCTCGTCCAACTTTTATTTATGTTGATTTCGACAGCTATGTGTCAGCGACTTTTTACATTATCAAAACCGAGCGTATCAACCAAAAGTATCTCGTTGGAGTACTTAATTCACGGTTAATAGAATTCTGGTTGAGGCACAAAGGGAAAATGCAAGGAACAAATTATCAAATTGATAAGGAGCCTCTTGTGAACATTCCTCTTATTAAGGCCAATGAAAACACGCAAGGTGCAATAGCGAGTGTTGTTGACAAAATCCTCGCCATTACCAAAGATGAAGACTATTTAGAAAACCCTGACAAGCAAGCTAAGGTCCACGAGTATGAAAAGCAAATCGACCAACTTGTCTATAAGTTGTATGGACTTACTGAAGAAGAGATCAAAATCATTGAAGAACAAAAATATTAA